The nucleotide window CAACATTTTCACAGCCAACTCATGATTATCACTAATCATATTATAAACGGCATCTTCACTTAAAACTCCGCATTTCAAGTCTTTCGGTAAAAGATTATTATTAGAATCTTCTACATCGGAAAACCATTCTTCGCTGCCGTAATATGTAATTAATTTTTTATAATCCTTTTGATTTTTTTCAAGTTTATCCAATACTGCTTGAAATTCCTTGAATATATTCTCTGTATTATTCAGAATTTTTTCCATATTTTCTATATTTTTTATTTTATCCATTAAATTTTCTCCTTAATCTTTCAGTGCTTTAAAAGCTATAAAATCAGGTCTATGAACATTATCAACTCCAATAGATTCAACGATTTTTTCCATTTTAAATCCTGTTTCAATCAAAACATTAATCAAATCCGAAAAATTTCTATGGTATATTGTAACATTATCTATAAACCATACACTTTCCCTTTTTCCTGAAATTGTGTAATTTGATATATTTGCATACATTTTATTATCCTCTTCATCTTTTGTCCAACGTTCACCTGTACTATGGCAAGTCACTAACGGATGTTCCTGTGTAAAAACAAGATAACCGCCATTATTCATCAAATTGTAAATATCACTAACTAATTTTTCATAATTTTCAACATAATGAAATGCCAATGAACTTACAATAATATCAAATTTTTCATTAATTTGGGATATATCTTCCATTGCCAAATTCAAATATACAACTTTTTCATCAGAATTTTCTTTTTGTGCAATATCAAGCATTTTTTCCGAAATATCAATTCCGACAACTTTTTCTGCTCCCATTTTAATAAATTTTACACAGTTTTCTCCGTATCCGCAACCTAAATCCAGAACTTTTTTATTTTTCAAATCGGGAAGCAATGAAAATAACATAGGTTTTTCTACAGTATCGTTCATATTATTTTCTTTTTCCCTTATTTTCTTATATCCCTGAAAAAATATATCATTATCATATATATTTTGCCTTGACATTTCCATCACCTTTATAAATCTACTTAATAACCTGCAATTTTCTATAATTATAATATATAGCTTTTACCAAATCATATTCAAAAGGGGAGTTCAAATCACCGTATCTGAAATCTACTAGAGATCTTGCATTAAGTCCTGTTACTACAGGTCTTGTAAATCCGTAAATATTTTTATCAAAGATTTTCGTGTCGAAAAACAGTTCCTTTTCAGCCACTCTTCTTACAACTCCCTCCATTGCTGCGTCAGGCAGACTCCCGATGGCATCTCTTATAGTGCTCGGTCCCAATACAGGCAGCACAAGATACGATCCTGTCGGCACTCCGTAGTGACCCAGTGTATCTCCCATTGTTTCGATATTCTTTTTCAATCCGATTTTTGTAGCCACATCATTTGTTCCCAATATACCTACAGTTGAGTTTATTGCAAATCTTCCCAATGCATTAACCGCTTTTTTCGGGTTTAACTGCAACAACGAATTTATTGCAGTAGGTATTTCTTTAAAGTTATTATAAAAATTTGCTATTCCTTTTCTTATAGGCTGAGGAACAACTGCACTGTACACTTTCGATACAGGATAAGCCACTTTTTTATCAAATTGAGTATTGAAAGCATACATTCTTCTATTAAAAGGCTCCCATGAATCATCAATATTCATTAAATCGAACACTTTGTCGGAAATAATATACTGTTCATCCAAAACATCTATATTACTTGCTATTATTCCGTACTCATCTTTATCCGACAAAAAATAATTTACAGCATATTCTTTATTTTTGAATTTTTTATTTGTACTTAAATTATTTTTTTCAACTTTATCTACGCTTTTTCCCGGTTCTTCTATAACTTCTCCGTCTACAAACTGAACAAAAGTATCGTCATTTACTTCTTCTTCAACCATTTGAGTCAAAGTATTATTTTCTTCTGTGTAAGGCTTTAAAACTTCAGATTTTGCAGCTTCGGCACTTGTCGCCAAAATTAATAATGCCGCCACTGTCAATAACTTATTCTTTTTATTTTTCATATTAATTTTCCTCCATTTTATCTACCATTAATTTAGCTACATCTCTGTGCCACAACACTCCTGTATGTCCTCCGAAAGGTATAATTACTCTGTTTGTAAAGTATTTATTTATATATGCCAGTTCATCTTCGTTAATTAATATATCGTTTTCTGAAGTTATAAATACTATTTTATCACTGTTTCTTTCTATAAATTCACGGCTGTTATCCAAGCTGAAATCTTTTATAAACTGCTCCATCGTCAAGTCAGGGTATTTATACTTTTTAAGATAAGGATAAAGTATTTCTTTAGAATATTCGTCAAATGATACCGACAGCCCTTCGTGAAACTCTTTAGTTACAGAATCAAATCTTTGATAAGATTTCTTATTAGACAGTCTTCCTATAGCATTTCTTCCACTGAATACTTCTCCCGCAAAGGTCATATTAGCCGAATAAAATCTGAATAGAAGTCCTGTCAACGCTTCAAAATCACTGTCTGTAAGCTGTAATTTCCCTAAAGTTGTATTCAGACTTGTAAAATCTATGTCGCTCAGTTCCAAAGTTTTGTCATTAATTATTCTTGAAAATATTCTGTCCAAAAATTTTTCCAATCCTGCAGCATTGTAAATACCGTTTTTTATTAAATATTTATCAAGCTGTTTTGTCGCTGTAAGAATACTCACCGGAGTATTAAGCAACAAAGATTTGTCTATTCCTATTTTTTTACTTTTACTGTCCAGTTCATGAATCAGTAGAGACTGAAATCCTCCTAAACTGTATCCTCCCACATAAATTTTTCCTATTTTCATTCCGAAACTTTTCTCTGTGGAAATTGCTTTTGCCATTAATTCATATAAATGAGGCACTTCATCTTTTACATATCCCGCATAATTGTTTTTACTCTGACTTACTATATAAGGCATTGTACTTGTAGAGCTGAAAGCTATTACATTATATCCTCTTTCATAAAAAACATTGGCAAGAAACATTGACAATCCGCTGTTATACAATGATCCCGTTCCTGAAATAAGTATCATCAAAGGAGCCTCTTTTTTCTGTTTCCATACACCATATTCATAATCGCTCCATTGTCTTAATATTGCAGGAATAGCCTTATTAGCTTTAAATCTTTTCACAGTAGGTCCTTTAGCCTTTTTAAATTTATACCATTGATCGCTCGGCGTCCCCAAAACCGTCGATAATATAGCATTTTCCTTGTAAGGATAATCTTCGGCTATTTTTGAAATATCTGTTACTTCACCTTTCCCTATAATCGTCAATAAGGCAAAAGCCATAATTAATAATACTTTTCTTAACATATTTTCTCCTTTCGTTTTTTAAACGTCTACAGAAATCAATCTCGATTCCCCGATTTCTTTGTTCATCGTTACTCCGTAAAGTCTATGAGAACCTTTCATTGTTTCTTTGTTATGAGTTATTAATATAAATTGTGATTTCTCAATAAATCTGTTCAACAGTTTTACTATTTTTTTCGTATTTTCCTCGTCCAGTGCTGCCTCTATCTCATCAAAAAATGTGAAAGGACTCGGCTTAAACATAAATATTGCCATGATAAACGAAACTGCCAACATGGATTTTTCTCCTCCTGACAGTAAAAGCAAAGTCTGTTCAGGTTTATTTTTGTATTTTACACTTAGTTCCAATCCCGTTTCCAGTATATTTTCCGAGTTAAGTAATCTTATTACTCCTCTGGCTCCGTTTAATATAGTTCTACACATGTATTCAAAATTTTTGTTAATTTCTTCAAATGCTACGGAAAATTTTTCGATTATTTCATTTTCAATATCTCTTATAAGTGTCAGCAGTGATTCTCTGCTTTCAGATAAATCCCTTTTCTGATCGACCAGCTCATTATATCTTGTATTTTCTCTTTCGTATTCTTCTATCGCTGCAAGATTCACACTTCCCATTTCCATTCTGCTTTTTTCATTCATAGAAAGTTTTCTTTTTATATTTTGAAGTTCCGTTTCATTTTCAATCATTTTATATTCGGGATTTTCTTTAACCGAAAGATTTTCAATATTTTCAAGTTCCCCTGTAAAATATTCCAAATCTTTTTCAGCTTTTATAAGGTTTTCCGAAACTTTTTCATGCTTATTCTTTTCTCCGAATATTTTCATCTCTATATCATTTACTTCCTTAATAAGTTCTCTTTCTTCATTTTCATATTTTTTTATATCTTTTTCGAGAACTTTTATCATTTGATTCAGATTCTCATTTTCAACATTCTTTTTCTGAATCTCTTCTTTTTTTTCGGAAATTTTTCTTTGAAATTCTTCACTTAAACTATCTCTTTTTTTCTCAAATTCTGTCAACTCATTTTGCTCATTAATAAGTTTCTGATAATCTTTTTCGATTTCTTTATATCTGAGCTGATTATTTTCGGTTTTAACTTTGAGTATTTTATATTCCGTGTCAATTTTATTCAGTTCATTCAAATACTCTGTTAAATCTTCAAATTTTTCCAGTTCATTTTGTAATTCTTTGATTATTATGCTGTTTTTTATAATATTTTCTTCAGCATTTTTTACAATCTCTTTATTCTCAACTATTTTTTCTTTTCTTTCTTTTACGGTTTTTTCATTTTCGGCTATTTCATAATTCAAAGTCTCTATTTCTCTCTGTTTCTTATTAAAATCAGCAGTAAAACTGTTGTATTCTTCCAAAAACGCTTTATATTCATCTGATATTACTTTATATTCAGAGCTTTTTTCTTCTTTTTTCAGCTCTCCCTGTTTCAATCTTTCACTTATTTTAAGTGCTTCTTCATCCTTTTCCTTTAATTCTTTTTCTATTACGGCCATGCTACCGATAATTGTATTAAGTTCTTTTTTTCTTTCCAGAAACTCATTTTTACCTTTGTTTGAGTATCCCCCTGTCATTCTTCCTCTTGCAGTTATTATATCTCCTTCAAGAGTAACAATCCTGTCATTATAGCCTTCTTTTAAAAGTTTCGTTCCTGTTTCGATATTTTTTACAACTAAAGAATTTCCATAAACAAAATGTACTATTTTCTCAATACTTTTATCATATTTCACGATATTTCTCGCAAAATCTATTACGCCTTCATTTTTAGGAAGCTCATCCGTTATCCTGAACACTTTCACTCCGTCAATCGGTAAAAATGACGCTCTTCCTATTTTCTTTTCTTTCAGTATATCAATACATTTTTTCCCAATATCCGTATTTTTTACTACTATATCCTGAAAAGAGCCTCCCGACAAAGTTTGTACAGCTTCTTCGTAACCGTCGGGAATATTTATCAGATTTACAAAAACCCCGATTACTCCTTCATAATTTTCATTCAATATATATTTTATACTTTTCGCAAAAGTTTCATTACTTTCTATAACATTCTCATTCGCTCTTTTTTTTGCATTTAAAGTTTCATATTTATAATTCAGTTCATTTTTTTCTTTATTTAATCCTTCATATCTTTTCTGTAAAATTTCAATTCCGTTGTTTATATTATCGATTTCTTTTTCCAGTTCATTTTTTTCTTTTTCTTTTTCATTTCTTTTGAGTTCAAATTCCTGCTTTTTAACATTAATGCTGTTAAATTCTTTTTCTGCACTTTCTTTATCGCCGATAAGCCTTTTATTTGTATGTTCTGCAGTGCTTATTCTTTTTTCCAGATCTTCATTATCTGCAGTCGCTCTAAATTTCTCTATTTCAAAATCCTGATTTTCCTGATTTTTCTCTTTTAAATCGGCTGTTATTCTATCTTTCTTATCTTTCAGATCCTGTACTTTTTTATCGACTTCGTTTTTTTCCTTTTCTTTTTCGGTTAATTCCTTTGTTATACTTTCCAACTCTATTTTTGAACTGTCCAGCATCTCTTTTTTTTCATCTATATCTTTTTCCAAAACAGCTTTTCTTTTCTGTTTTTCGTTAGCTTCGGTTTCCAGATTGGAATATCCGTTTTTTAATTCTGAATATTCATTTTTAAGAGTTTCTATCTCTTTGAACATATCAAAATTTTTATTTTTTTCTATTTCAACTTTTTCATATGCCTTTTCTCTTTTTTCGTTGAGTTTTCCCAGATTTTCTTTTTTCACTTCAAGATTTTCCTGTATTCCGTCAATTATACTTTTCAGTTCTTCTTTTTCCGAAGTATATTTTTTCCTTGCAATTTCTTTTTCATTTATATTGTATTCCAAAATCATGAGTCTATGAACATCGATTTTTTCAGTATAAGTCTTATAAAGTCTTGCTTTCATTCCCTCATCTTTTAAATATTTAACTCTTGTTTCCAAATCTTTTTCCACATAAGTTATTTTTTCTATTTCACTTTTCACTTCTTTTAATTTCTTTTCGGATTCTTCTTTTTCAACTTTGGCTCTTTTTACTCCGGCAGCTTCTTCTATAATTTCTTTCAATTCTCTCGGATTGGAGCCTATAATTCTTTCCACTCTACCCTGTCCGATTATGGAATAAGCCTGTTTTCCTATACCGGTATCCATAAAAAGATTATTTATGTCTTTCAGCCTTGCTTTTCTGTTATTTATAAAATACTCGTTTTCGCCACTTTTATATATCCTTCTCGTAATTTTTATTTCCGAAAAATCTATGTCCAGATAACCGTCCTCATTTTCAATAATAAGACTGACTTCAGCCATTGATTTTGCCTTTTTATTTTTCCCTCCGGAAAATATAACGTCGGAACTTTCTTTTGCTCTTATGTTTTTATAGCTCTGTTCTCCCAAAACCCACAAAATAGCGTCCAAAATATTACTCTTTCCGCTTCCGTTAGGTCCCACAATCGAAGTTATCCCTCTGTTAAATTCAACTACCGTTTTATCTGCAAACGACTTAAATCCTGCAAGTTCTAATGCTTTTAAATGCATTTTTCCTCCATTTTTCTTTGTTACTTTTTATTTCTTTTCATATTCGGCATATTCTTTCAAGCCTTTTTCCAAAGAATATTTGTAATTCCATGAAGTATTCGATTTAAGTTTTGTATTGTCAAGTCTGGAATCTCTTATGTCTCCTTTTCTCGGCTCTCTGTAATTTGCTTCTTTTTTATATCCCGAATATTTTTTCATATAATTAAACAGTTCATTTATAGATGTTTTCGCATTTGTTGAAACATTCAAAGTTTTATTTATTACACTTTCCACAGCACAAACATAATTAGCTTCAGCAATATCTCTCACATATATAAAATCTCTTGTCTGTTCTCCGTCACCGTCTATAAATATTTCCTGTTCGACCTTCATTCTGTCGTTAAATATGGAAACTACTCCTGCTTCTCCGTGAGCACTTTGTCTCGGTCCGTAAACATTGGCATATCTGAATATAACATAATTAAGCCCGAATAAATCGTGATACATTCTAATATAATGTTCGCCGAAAACCTTTGTCAATCCATAAGGAGCGAGAGGTGCTATTTTAGAGTCCTCAGCAGATACACTTGTTTCAGGAATACCGTATGCAGCAGCCGTACTTGCAAAAAGAACTTTTTCGACACTGTACTTTCTGCACATATCAAGGACATTTATAAGTCCTAACACGTTCTCATCGGCATCATAATGAGGATTTTCCACAGACACCGATACACTTACCTGTGCTGCCTCATGAAATACATAATTTATTTCTTTATTTTTCTCGAAAACTTTTTCCAAACTTTCTCTATCCCTAACATCAACTTCATAAAATCTTATATTTTTCAAATGAGAAATATTTTCCTTTTTTCCGCCGACAAGATTATCAACTATTATTATTTCATAATTTTCTTTGTCAAATCTTTCAGCTATATGAGAGCCTATAAATCCTGCTCCCCCTGTTATAAGTATTTTTTTTGCCATGACTATCTTCCCTTTCCGAAAATAACTATCGTTACTGTTTTTAGCAATACTTTCATGTCAAACAGTATATCATGATGTTTTATATAGTATAAATCATATTGCAATTTTCTGTAAGCATCTTCCACACTGGCTCCGTAAGGATACATTACCTGAGCCCAACCTGTAAGTCCCGGTTTTACAGTATGTCGTAAATTATAATAAGGTATTTCTTTTTCCAATTGTTGTATAAAATATTCTCTTTCAGGCCTCGGACCGACAAAGCTCATTTCCCCTCTAAATACATTCCACAGTTGAGGAAGTTCGTCTATCCTAGTAAGTCGCATTATTTTCCCGAATTTTGTAACTCTGTTGTCATTTTTTGTCGCCCATTTGGGACCATCTTTTTCCGCATCGGTAGTCATCGAACGAAACTTCACAATATTAAATTTTTTATTTCCTTCACCGATTCTCTCCTGAATAAAAAATACGGGACCTTTTGACTCAAGTTTTACTATAATTGCAGCTATTAACATTATCGGTGCTACACATACTCCTATTAAAAAAGCAAAAAATAAATCAAGCAGTCTTTTAGCCTTCAAATTAAAGTTATTGTGGTATATTTCAAAACCGCTGTTTTCCAAAAACCATTTAGGACTTAAATGAGAAATCGGCAATTTATTTTCATAAGTTTCATAAAATTCGCGATAATTGTAATATTGCAGCCCGTTCAGTTTATATTGAAGAAGTTTATCCACAAATTTAGGTTCTATAAGCAGATTTTCAGTAAAATCAACTATTATATCCGGTTTATTGACTTTGTAAATTTTCAATATAGTTTCTCTTAATTTAGGATCGTCTTCTTTAAGAAGTCCTAAAAATCTATACTGACCGTCATTTTTTATACTGTCCGACAAATCTTTCGTATAGTCATTTTCTCCGACAAATATTATTTTCTGTTTTTCTACTACTCCCATTATTACTACATATCTAAACACAATCTGAAATATACTGATAATCCCGAACAGTATAATTCCTTCATTTAAGCTGAATATTTTAACAAAAGTAGTGATACACATGAGTATAAAGTTTATTACTATTACTGTAGCCATATCTCTCAATCTGTATTTCCCTACGGCTACATTATAGACATTTGCTATATAATAGGCTATCAGAGCCATAACTATTATAAGAGCATTTTTAAAACTCAATCCTCTGTTTATAATAAATAGTCCTAAAAAATACATTGCTACAGTTAAAAATCCGAATAAATAAGAAAAATTTCTTCTAACGCCGCTTGCTGCCATTTTTTCTTCCTCTTTCATTTAATTATTTATTTTTAAAATTTTTTCTTTGTTTAGTTTATTTTGTTTTCTTTAAAGCAATAATTGCATAATTTATAAAATAATATAACGACTTCAAAAACGATAGTTTTTCTTCTTTTCT belongs to Pseudoleptotrichia goodfellowii and includes:
- a CDS encoding DUF4298 domain-containing protein; this encodes MDKIKNIENMEKILNNTENIFKEFQAVLDKLEKNQKDYKKLITYYGSEEWFSDVEDSNNNLLPKDLKCGVLSEDAVYNMISDNHELAVKMLEIATEMIKRD
- a CDS encoding class I SAM-dependent methyltransferase encodes the protein MSRQNIYDNDIFFQGYKKIREKENNMNDTVEKPMLFSLLPDLKNKKVLDLGCGYGENCVKFIKMGAEKVVGIDISEKMLDIAQKENSDEKVVYLNLAMEDISQINEKFDIIVSSLAFHYVENYEKLVSDIYNLMNNGGYLVFTQEHPLVTCHSTGERWTKDEEDNKMYANISNYTISGKRESVWFIDNVTIYHRNFSDLINVLIETGFKMEKIVESIGVDNVHRPDFIAFKALKD
- a CDS encoding MlaA family lipoprotein gives rise to the protein MKNKKNKLLTVAALLILATSAEAAKSEVLKPYTEENNTLTQMVEEEVNDDTFVQFVDGEVIEEPGKSVDKVEKNNLSTNKKFKNKEYAVNYFLSDKDEYGIIASNIDVLDEQYIISDKVFDLMNIDDSWEPFNRRMYAFNTQFDKKVAYPVSKVYSAVVPQPIRKGIANFYNNFKEIPTAINSLLQLNPKKAVNALGRFAINSTVGILGTNDVATKIGLKKNIETMGDTLGHYGVPTGSYLVLPVLGPSTIRDAIGSLPDAAMEGVVRRVAEKELFFDTKIFDKNIYGFTRPVVTGLNARSLVDFRYGDLNSPFEYDLVKAIYYNYRKLQVIK
- the smc gene encoding chromosome segregation protein SMC; its protein translation is MHLKALELAGFKSFADKTVVEFNRGITSIVGPNGSGKSNILDAILWVLGEQSYKNIRAKESSDVIFSGGKNKKAKSMAEVSLIIENEDGYLDIDFSEIKITRRIYKSGENEYFINNRKARLKDINNLFMDTGIGKQAYSIIGQGRVERIIGSNPRELKEIIEEAAGVKRAKVEKEESEKKLKEVKSEIEKITYVEKDLETRVKYLKDEGMKARLYKTYTEKIDVHRLMILEYNINEKEIARKKYTSEKEELKSIIDGIQENLEVKKENLGKLNEKREKAYEKVEIEKNKNFDMFKEIETLKNEYSELKNGYSNLETEANEKQKRKAVLEKDIDEKKEMLDSSKIELESITKELTEKEKEKNEVDKKVQDLKDKKDRITADLKEKNQENQDFEIEKFRATADNEDLEKRISTAEHTNKRLIGDKESAEKEFNSINVKKQEFELKRNEKEKEKNELEKEIDNINNGIEILQKRYEGLNKEKNELNYKYETLNAKKRANENVIESNETFAKSIKYILNENYEGVIGVFVNLINIPDGYEEAVQTLSGGSFQDIVVKNTDIGKKCIDILKEKKIGRASFLPIDGVKVFRITDELPKNEGVIDFARNIVKYDKSIEKIVHFVYGNSLVVKNIETGTKLLKEGYNDRIVTLEGDIITARGRMTGGYSNKGKNEFLERKKELNTIIGSMAVIEKELKEKDEEALKISERLKQGELKKEEKSSEYKVISDEYKAFLEEYNSFTADFNKKQREIETLNYEIAENEKTVKERKEKIVENKEIVKNAEENIIKNSIIIKELQNELEKFEDLTEYLNELNKIDTEYKILKVKTENNQLRYKEIEKDYQKLINEQNELTEFEKKRDSLSEEFQRKISEKKEEIQKKNVENENLNQMIKVLEKDIKKYENEERELIKEVNDIEMKIFGEKNKHEKVSENLIKAEKDLEYFTGELENIENLSVKENPEYKMIENETELQNIKRKLSMNEKSRMEMGSVNLAAIEEYERENTRYNELVDQKRDLSESRESLLTLIRDIENEIIEKFSVAFEEINKNFEYMCRTILNGARGVIRLLNSENILETGLELSVKYKNKPEQTLLLLSGGEKSMLAVSFIMAIFMFKPSPFTFFDEIEAALDEENTKKIVKLLNRFIEKSQFILITHNKETMKGSHRLYGVTMNKEIGESRLISVDV
- a CDS encoding SDR family NAD(P)-dependent oxidoreductase; translation: MAKKILITGGAGFIGSHIAERFDKENYEIIIVDNLVGGKKENISHLKNIRFYEVDVRDRESLEKVFEKNKEINYVFHEAAQVSVSVSVENPHYDADENVLGLINVLDMCRKYSVEKVLFASTAAAYGIPETSVSAEDSKIAPLAPYGLTKVFGEHYIRMYHDLFGLNYVIFRYANVYGPRQSAHGEAGVVSIFNDRMKVEQEIFIDGDGEQTRDFIYVRDIAEANYVCAVESVINKTLNVSTNAKTSINELFNYMKKYSGYKKEANYREPRKGDIRDSRLDNTKLKSNTSWNYKYSLEKGLKEYAEYEKK
- a CDS encoding sugar transferase, which codes for MKEEEKMAASGVRRNFSYLFGFLTVAMYFLGLFIINRGLSFKNALIIVMALIAYYIANVYNVAVGKYRLRDMATVIVINFILMCITTFVKIFSLNEGIILFGIISIFQIVFRYVVIMGVVEKQKIIFVGENDYTKDLSDSIKNDGQYRFLGLLKEDDPKLRETILKIYKVNKPDIIVDFTENLLIEPKFVDKLLQYKLNGLQYYNYREFYETYENKLPISHLSPKWFLENSGFEIYHNNFNLKAKRLLDLFFAFLIGVCVAPIMLIAAIIVKLESKGPVFFIQERIGEGNKKFNIVKFRSMTTDAEKDGPKWATKNDNRVTKFGKIMRLTRIDELPQLWNVFRGEMSFVGPRPEREYFIQQLEKEIPYYNLRHTVKPGLTGWAQVMYPYGASVEDAYRKLQYDLYYIKHHDILFDMKVLLKTVTIVIFGKGR